A window from Pseudobutyrivibrio ruminis HUN009 encodes these proteins:
- a CDS encoding pyridoxal phosphate-dependent aminotransferase — MVISKNMEALVAGSSTIRKLFEEGLQLAAEVGAENVYDFSLGNPAAPVPEKVTQSIKDILAENPDAYVHGYMKNAGFDEVRSNVANNLNKKFDMGYGPEDIVMTVGAAGAMNCVFRALLGYEDEVIAFAPYFGEYRSYVANYGGILKVVPAKLDDFDLNLDELDALINEKTKCVIVNNPNNPSGKVYPAATLQKLADILEKAEKRVGHPIYVIADEPYRELVYDGDEVPYIPSIIKNSIYMYSFSKTLSLPGERIGYMALSKRMDYYEEMIGAMVVANRCLGYINAPSLFQLVVSRCLDVDVDLDFYDKNRKLLYGKLTDLGFEVVKPQGAFYLLVKSPYENEEEFVKAAKKNHIILVSTKTFGCPGYVRIAYCVDYKMIERSLPAFEQLAKDCGL; from the coding sequence ATGGTTATTTCGAAGAACATGGAAGCGCTTGTAGCAGGCAGTTCTACAATCAGAAAATTATTTGAAGAGGGGTTACAGCTTGCGGCTGAAGTTGGTGCAGAGAATGTGTACGATTTCAGCTTGGGAAATCCAGCTGCACCTGTGCCTGAGAAGGTTACTCAGTCTATTAAGGATATATTAGCTGAGAATCCTGATGCATATGTTCACGGATATATGAAGAATGCAGGATTTGATGAGGTTAGATCAAACGTTGCAAACAACTTAAATAAAAAGTTTGATATGGGCTATGGGCCAGAAGATATCGTTATGACTGTAGGTGCTGCTGGAGCCATGAATTGCGTGTTCAGAGCCCTTTTAGGATATGAGGATGAAGTAATTGCATTCGCTCCTTATTTTGGTGAATATAGAAGCTATGTGGCAAACTATGGCGGTATCTTGAAGGTTGTACCAGCAAAGCTTGACGATTTCGATTTGAATTTGGATGAGCTTGATGCACTTATCAACGAGAAAACAAAGTGTGTCATTGTAAACAATCCAAATAATCCATCAGGAAAGGTTTATCCTGCAGCTACACTTCAGAAGCTAGCAGATATTTTGGAGAAGGCTGAAAAGAGAGTGGGGCATCCAATTTATGTAATCGCAGATGAGCCATATAGAGAGCTTGTATACGATGGAGATGAAGTGCCTTACATTCCTTCTATCATCAAGAATAGCATTTATATGTATTCATTCAGCAAGACTCTTTCCCTTCCAGGAGAGCGAATTGGCTATATGGCTCTTTCTAAGAGAATGGATTACTACGAGGAAATGATTGGTGCCATGGTTGTAGCCAATAGATGCTTGGGATATATTAACGCTCCATCTCTATTCCAGCTTGTAGTATCAAGATGCCTTGATGTAGATGTAGATTTAGATTTCTATGACAAGAATAGAAAGCTTTTATACGGCAAGCTTACAGATCTTGGCTTTGAAGTTGTTAAGCCTCAGGGAGCATTTTATTTACTTGTAAAATCTCCATATGAAAATGAGGAAGAGTTTGTAAAAGCAGCTAAGAAAAACCACATAATCTTAGTTTCTACTAAGACATTTGGTTGTCCTGGATATGTACGTATTGCATATTGTGTGGATTACAAAATGATAGAACGCTCTTTGCCAGCCTTTGAACAACTGGCAAAGGATTGCGGTCTTTAG
- a CDS encoding LysR family transcriptional regulator, which translates to MNDKQIECFLQTAKHLSFTKAAQNLYLPQPAVSRYISALEEELGVDLFIRENSRHISLSDEGTLYFNFFQRYFAELHNIRKMLANTTNHIRLGYNIGWNVSSFLPKVVNECRSEDPDFMISFECLGFRDLLQALEDKHLDAIITSSDYVEGRADLVRYKFTSIPRIVVYSELLPDFDKIKTAADFASYTFYMIDDPRVGELCQDIELLFRPYGFVPRFTAVPNINTVFASVENGLGVAVLDGWYQGIHHPGIHYFNLNDHLPISIAWKRNTISSSIDMLYKKINEHFKSID; encoded by the coding sequence ATGAATGATAAACAGATAGAATGTTTTTTACAAACAGCAAAACATTTAAGCTTTACAAAAGCTGCCCAAAATTTATATCTTCCTCAGCCAGCTGTCAGCAGATATATTTCTGCCTTGGAAGAAGAACTTGGAGTAGATCTTTTCATCAGAGAAAACAGCAGACACATCTCTCTTTCTGATGAAGGAACTCTTTATTTCAATTTCTTCCAGCGCTATTTCGCTGAGCTACACAACATCCGCAAGATGCTTGCCAACACCACCAACCATATCCGCTTGGGATACAACATCGGTTGGAATGTTTCAAGCTTTCTTCCAAAGGTTGTTAACGAATGCCGTAGTGAGGATCCAGACTTTATGATTTCATTTGAATGTCTTGGCTTTAGAGACCTTCTTCAGGCCCTTGAGGACAAGCATTTAGATGCTATTATTACTTCGTCTGATTATGTCGAGGGAAGAGCAGATTTGGTAAGATACAAGTTCACAAGCATACCTCGTATCGTGGTATACTCTGAACTTTTACCAGATTTTGACAAAATAAAAACAGCTGCCGATTTCGCCTCATATACTTTCTATATGATTGACGACCCACGTGTTGGCGAGCTGTGTCAGGACATTGAATTATTATTTAGACCTTATGGTTTTGTCCCAAGATTTACTGCAGTTCCAAACATCAATACGGTGTTTGCCTCTGTAGAAAATGGACTTGGAGTGGCAGTCCTGGATGGTTGGTACCAGGGAATCCACCACCCAGGAATCCATTATTTCAATCTCAATGATCATCTTCCAATCTCTATCGCTTGGAAGCGTAACACTATTTCGTCTTCAATTGATATGCTCTACAAAAAGATTAACGAGCATTTCAAATCTATCGACTAA
- a CDS encoding LVIVD repeat-containing protein, producing MSEKFYAKSPGNEGYIKNMEVVAYHDADNHYLFQSQLYKTADGKYYLYGGCFYGYGVEIIDVTDPANPRHVQYMPVMDPEVYPYMSTPKVQIADDLMIVSNGNCLEFLHGPAPEKYTPAPGGVHIFSLKEDPEHPKKLSFWSTGDEGNPGAGVHRFTYNGGKYLHLSATAVGFKDFIYRIVDISDPTNPHEVGRWWNPGQFFGNQTKKTREKEWNGWQGYNTYPGFVHFPYVDGDTAYLSCAGAGFKILDVSNPEWPQVIGEAKMTPPFATKFGGALCHTFMPIHGTKYAIGMQEGERQWTYNKNDFDKFGVQAMCGIEMFDISNPEDPVLISVLPYPEVPEDFPYKNFNDLGYGYPTSFGPHNLHEPMTGKPWLEDRSDRAYDCYFHAGLRVYDISDPYVPKEIAYFIPPNPEKLCFDVKMPNKPLGTAEDLVVDDRGYIYMNAMHDGVYILKCLV from the coding sequence ATGAGCGAAAAGTTTTATGCTAAAAGCCCAGGAAACGAAGGCTACATAAAGAACATGGAAGTTGTCGCATATCACGATGCTGACAATCATTACTTATTCCAGTCACAGTTATATAAAACAGCTGACGGCAAGTATTATCTTTACGGCGGCTGCTTCTACGGATATGGTGTTGAAATTATTGATGTAACAGACCCTGCAAATCCACGTCATGTACAGTACATGCCTGTTATGGATCCAGAGGTTTACCCTTACATGTCCACACCAAAGGTTCAGATTGCAGATGATCTCATGATTGTTTCAAATGGTAACTGTCTTGAGTTCCTTCATGGACCTGCTCCAGAGAAGTACACTCCTGCTCCAGGCGGAGTACATATCTTCTCTCTTAAGGAAGACCCTGAGCATCCTAAGAAGCTTTCATTCTGGTCAACAGGTGATGAGGGTAACCCAGGTGCCGGTGTTCATCGTTTCACATATAACGGTGGCAAATATTTACATCTTTCTGCTACAGCAGTTGGATTTAAGGATTTCATCTACAGAATCGTAGATATTTCAGACCCAACAAACCCACATGAAGTTGGTCGTTGGTGGAATCCTGGTCAGTTCTTCGGTAATCAGACCAAGAAGACTAGAGAAAAAGAATGGAATGGATGGCAGGGCTACAACACTTACCCTGGTTTCGTACATTTCCCATATGTTGATGGCGATACAGCTTACCTTAGTTGCGCTGGTGCCGGATTCAAGATTCTTGATGTTTCAAATCCAGAATGGCCACAGGTAATCGGTGAAGCTAAAATGACTCCACCTTTCGCTACAAAGTTTGGAGGCGCACTTTGCCACACATTCATGCCTATCCACGGCACAAAGTATGCTATTGGTATGCAGGAAGGCGAGCGTCAGTGGACTTATAACAAAAATGATTTTGATAAATTCGGCGTACAGGCTATGTGCGGTATTGAGATGTTTGATATCTCTAATCCTGAGGATCCAGTACTTATTTCAGTACTTCCTTATCCTGAGGTTCCAGAGGACTTCCCATATAAAAACTTTAATGATTTAGGATATGGTTATCCTACTTCCTTTGGTCCACACAACCTTCACGAGCCAATGACTGGCAAGCCTTGGCTTGAAGACAGAAGTGACAGAGCTTATGACTGCTACTTCCATGCAGGACTTCGTGTATACGATATCTCTGATCCATACGTACCAAAGGAAATCGCTTACTTCATCCCACCAAACCCAGAGAAGCTTTGCTTCGATGTAAAGATGCCTAACAAGCCTCTTGGCACAGCTGAGGATTTGGTTGTTGATGACAGAGGATACATCTACATGAACGCAATGCATGATGGCGTTTATATCCTTAAATGTTTAGTATAG
- a CDS encoding 4Fe-4S dicluster domain-containing protein, which translates to MAKFRVNVVAERCKSCGYCMKFCPKNVLEVGTEVNAKGYEYVVAARPDDCVGCLTCGRICPDGAIEIYKED; encoded by the coding sequence ATGGCAAAGTTTAGAGTTAATGTAGTTGCCGAACGTTGCAAAAGCTGTGGCTATTGCATGAAGTTCTGTCCAAAGAATGTTCTAGAAGTTGGAACAGAAGTAAATGCAAAAGGCTATGAATATGTAGTGGCTGCACGACCAGATGACTGTGTAGGTTGTCTAACATGTGGTCGCATTTGTCCTGATGGGGCAATTGAGATTTATAAGGAGGATTAA
- the vorB gene encoding 3-methyl-2-oxobutanoate dehydrogenase subunit VorB, whose translation MARTFMKGSEAVAEAAVRAGCRFFAGYPITPQNEVPEYFSRRLPEVGGTFIQGESEVASINMVYGAASAGVRAMTSSSSPGIALKSEGISYCASARIPIVYTNFARGGPGVGSIQPAQMDYFEATKAAGNGGFQMMVLAPSTVQEAVDLTVKAFELADRDRNPVHILADGVIATMMEPVELPEMMSEEKVAEIRESKKKWACIGHELDYANRAWIQPGQWQTTVMQKCNEEAAALYESWKKNDVMVEEYMVEDAEIILTAYGISGRIAKSSVDILRKQGIKVGLIRPITLNPFPTEAFEKLDYSKVKAILDVEMSIPAQYATDVEAVVRRRCPVEKCLCSGGNVMSREAVLEAVMKLAGQEA comes from the coding sequence ATGGCTAGAACATTTATGAAGGGCAGCGAGGCTGTAGCTGAAGCAGCAGTACGTGCCGGTTGCCGTTTTTTCGCAGGTTATCCTATCACACCTCAGAACGAAGTCCCAGAGTATTTCTCAAGAAGACTTCCAGAAGTTGGTGGAACATTTATACAGGGTGAGTCTGAAGTAGCATCAATCAACATGGTTTACGGTGCTGCATCAGCAGGTGTCAGAGCAATGACATCTTCATCTTCACCAGGAATCGCACTTAAGAGTGAGGGAATCTCATATTGTGCATCAGCTCGTATTCCAATTGTGTATACAAACTTCGCAAGAGGGGGCCCTGGAGTAGGTTCAATCCAGCCAGCACAGATGGATTACTTCGAGGCTACAAAGGCAGCTGGTAACGGTGGTTTCCAGATGATGGTACTTGCTCCTTCAACAGTACAGGAAGCTGTAGATCTTACAGTTAAGGCTTTCGAGCTTGCTGATAGAGATAGAAACCCAGTTCACATCCTTGCTGATGGTGTTATCGCAACAATGATGGAGCCAGTTGAGCTTCCAGAGATGATGTCTGAGGAAAAGGTTGCTGAAATCAGAGAGTCAAAGAAGAAGTGGGCTTGCATAGGTCATGAGCTTGATTATGCAAATCGTGCTTGGATCCAGCCAGGTCAGTGGCAGACAACTGTTATGCAGAAGTGTAACGAAGAAGCTGCAGCACTTTATGAGTCATGGAAGAAGAATGACGTAATGGTTGAGGAATACATGGTAGAGGATGCTGAAATCATCCTTACAGCCTATGGTATTTCAGGACGTATTGCTAAGTCTTCTGTAGATATTCTCAGAAAGCAGGGAATCAAGGTTGGACTTATTCGTCCTATCACTCTTAATCCATTCCCAACAGAAGCTTTTGAGAAGTTGGATTACTCAAAGGTAAAGGCAATTCTTGATGTTGAGATGTCAATCCCAGCTCAGTATGCAACAGATGTTGAAGCAGTTGTTAGACGTCGTTGCCCAGTTGAGAAGTGCTTATGCTCTGGTGGTAACGTAATGTCAAGAGAGGCCGTGCTTGAGGCTGTAATGAAATTAGCAGGACAGGAGGCTTAA
- a CDS encoding thiamine pyrophosphate-dependent enzyme yields MAELLYSRTKTIQEDKVSGFCPGCMHSSVMKLIGEVIDELGIVDKTAAVLGIGCCGLQMDYMAYDNITAPHGRACAVATGMKRANPDTIYYTYQGDGDLASIGLAETMSAANRGENFTVIFVNNGIYGMTGGQLAPTTLFGMKASTAPKGRIAEEHGYPMHVCETLNQLTAPYYLARTSCNTPANVMKTKQAIKKAFQYQMEGKGFSLVEIVTSCPTNWGLDSLKALDFLEENMLKEYPLGVIRDKGMEEK; encoded by the coding sequence ATGGCAGAATTATTATATAGCAGAACTAAAACAATTCAGGAGGACAAGGTTTCAGGATTTTGTCCAGGATGTATGCACTCTTCAGTTATGAAGTTAATCGGTGAAGTTATCGATGAGCTTGGTATCGTTGATAAGACAGCAGCTGTACTTGGTATTGGTTGCTGTGGTCTTCAGATGGACTACATGGCATACGACAACATCACAGCTCCACACGGTAGAGCATGTGCTGTTGCAACAGGTATGAAGAGAGCAAATCCAGATACAATTTACTACACATATCAGGGTGATGGTGACCTTGCTTCAATCGGTCTTGCAGAGACAATGTCTGCAGCAAACCGTGGCGAGAACTTCACAGTTATCTTCGTTAACAACGGAATTTATGGTATGACAGGTGGTCAGCTTGCTCCTACTACACTTTTCGGAATGAAGGCATCAACTGCTCCTAAGGGACGTATCGCTGAAGAGCATGGTTATCCAATGCATGTTTGCGAGACACTTAACCAGCTTACTGCACCATATTATTTAGCACGTACAAGCTGTAACACTCCAGCAAATGTAATGAAGACAAAGCAGGCTATCAAGAAGGCATTCCAGTATCAGATGGAAGGCAAGGGATTCTCACTTGTTGAAATCGTTACAAGCTGCCCAACAAACTGGGGACTTGATTCACTTAAGGCACTTGATTTCCTTGAGGAGAACATGCTTAAGGAATACCCACTTGGTGTAATTAGAGACAAGGGAATGGAGGAGAAATAA
- a CDS encoding 2-oxoacid:acceptor oxidoreductase family protein, translating into METNLCVAGFGGQGVMTLGKFLASATCDSTDKNVTFFPSYGAEQRGGTANCYVVISDEMIGAPLGDTMDDLIVMNGPSLNKFIGTLKPGGRLFINSSIVKDKIERTDVEIVEAPVTELALEMGNAKVLNVIMLGVYVGYTEVIAPEIVWGTVEHKLSSKPKLLPLNKAAFDKGLEIGREFKVKNGKN; encoded by the coding sequence ATGGAAACAAATTTATGTGTAGCCGGATTCGGCGGACAGGGCGTTATGACCCTCGGAAAATTCCTTGCTTCTGCAACATGTGATTCAACAGATAAGAATGTAACATTCTTCCCTTCATACGGCGCAGAGCAGCGTGGTGGTACAGCAAACTGCTACGTAGTTATTTCAGATGAAATGATCGGTGCACCACTTGGTGACACAATGGACGACCTTATCGTTATGAATGGTCCTTCATTAAACAAGTTCATCGGAACACTTAAGCCAGGCGGACGCCTTTTCATCAACAGCTCAATCGTAAAGGACAAGATTGAAAGAACAGATGTTGAAATCGTAGAAGCACCTGTAACAGAGCTTGCACTTGAAATGGGTAATGCAAAGGTTCTTAACGTAATCATGCTTGGTGTATACGTAGGTTATACAGAGGTTATCGCTCCAGAAATCGTTTGGGGCACAGTAGAGCACAAGCTTTCAAGCAAGCCAAAGCTTTTACCTCTCAACAAGGCTGCTTTTGATAAAGGTCTTGAAATCGGTCGTGAGTTCAAGGTTAAGAATGGCAAAAACTAA
- a CDS encoding phosphate acyltransferase, whose protein sequence is MVFHNFDELIAKVKGNPSRKIMAVACANDDHTLEAVVHARREGIVEPILVGEKAIITEILAKLEEEIPEENIIDVPADDLQKACETAVKLVSSGKADFLMKGKVDTKIILKEVVNKEYGLGQGRLMSHFTMFEVPTYHKLILPVDGGMVTYPDLQQKKEIIQNTVDTLVAMGYDCPKVGVLACVEKVNPKMPESVDAAELQAMNERGEITNCIVEGPIQYDCVMRKDLADFKGLESRIAGDPDVLVAPNIHAGNIMGKMYAISCGAKMAGFIVGAKCPIVMVSRGSSAEEKYLSIVVSAAAVK, encoded by the coding sequence ATGGTATTTCATAATTTTGATGAGCTTATCGCAAAGGTAAAGGGCAACCCTTCAAGAAAGATTATGGCAGTTGCATGTGCAAACGATGATCACACACTTGAGGCTGTTGTTCACGCTCGACGCGAAGGCATTGTTGAGCCAATTCTTGTTGGTGAGAAGGCAATCATTACAGAAATCTTAGCAAAGCTTGAGGAAGAAATTCCTGAGGAAAACATTATCGATGTTCCTGCTGATGATTTACAGAAGGCCTGCGAAACAGCTGTAAAGCTTGTTAGCTCAGGTAAGGCAGATTTCCTTATGAAGGGTAAGGTTGATACAAAAATTATCCTTAAGGAAGTTGTTAATAAGGAATATGGACTTGGACAGGGAAGACTTATGTCTCACTTCACAATGTTTGAAGTTCCTACATATCACAAATTAATTCTTCCAGTAGATGGCGGTATGGTAACATATCCTGACCTTCAGCAGAAGAAAGAGATTATCCAAAACACAGTAGACACACTTGTTGCTATGGGATATGACTGCCCAAAGGTTGGTGTTCTTGCATGTGTTGAGAAGGTTAATCCAAAGATGCCAGAGTCTGTTGATGCAGCAGAGCTCCAAGCAATGAATGAAAGAGGCGAGATTACAAATTGTATCGTAGAAGGACCTATCCAGTACGATTGCGTTATGAGAAAAGACCTTGCTGATTTCAAGGGACTTGAGTCTAGAATCGCTGGCGACCCAGATGTACTTGTTGCTCCAAACATCCATGCTGGAAACATAATGGGAAAGATGTACGCAATAAGCTGCGGTGCAAAGATGGCCGGATTTATCGTAGGTGCAAAGTGCCCAATCGTTATGGTTTCAAGAGGTTCATCGGCTGAGGAGAAATATCTTTCAATAGTTGTTTCTGCAGCAGCTGTTAAATAA
- the buk gene encoding butyrate kinase: protein MANEKILVINPGSTSTKIAVYQADEQQWVESIAHSMDDLKNYPTIYDQLDMRKELIMACLAKHGDKLDSLGAIVGRGGALPPVKTGAYEVNEKMVDTLRYHPVDQHASNLGAGIAYSLAQEIGVKAYIYDAITVDEMTEVNKITGLKGVRVPAKGHNLNTRAAALKLCADKGIDYNKVNIIVAHLGGGITVNLHSNGQIVDFFNDEIGTFAPERAGGLPTYALVDLCYSGEYTKEEMMKKLQRKGGIASYLGTADMREVEQMVVDGNEEAALLFEAMALNTAKTIARIAPSVDGKVDYIVLTGGLAYSDMFVDSIKKHVGFVGPIEVIPGENEMKALAEGTLRVMRGQEKARIYE, encoded by the coding sequence ATGGCAAATGAAAAAATTCTTGTCATCAATCCAGGTTCTACTTCAACAAAAATTGCTGTTTATCAGGCTGATGAACAGCAATGGGTTGAAAGTATTGCTCACTCGATGGATGACTTAAAGAACTACCCAACAATCTATGATCAGCTTGATATGAGAAAAGAACTAATCATGGCATGCCTTGCAAAGCATGGCGACAAGCTTGATTCTCTTGGAGCAATCGTAGGTCGTGGTGGAGCACTTCCTCCAGTAAAGACTGGCGCTTATGAAGTAAATGAGAAGATGGTTGATACATTAAGATATCATCCAGTTGATCAGCATGCTTCAAATCTTGGTGCTGGTATTGCATACAGCCTTGCCCAGGAAATAGGTGTAAAGGCTTACATCTACGATGCTATCACAGTTGACGAGATGACTGAGGTAAACAAAATTACAGGACTTAAGGGCGTTAGAGTTCCTGCAAAGGGACACAACTTAAATACTAGAGCAGCTGCCCTCAAGCTTTGTGCAGACAAGGGGATTGATTATAACAAGGTAAACATCATCGTAGCTCACCTTGGTGGAGGTATCACAGTAAACCTTCATTCGAACGGACAGATTGTTGATTTCTTCAACGATGAAATCGGAACATTTGCTCCAGAGAGAGCAGGCGGACTTCCTACATACGCACTTGTAGATTTGTGCTACAGCGGCGAGTACACAAAGGAAGAGATGATGAAGAAGCTTCAGCGTAAGGGTGGAATTGCTTCTTATCTTGGAACAGCAGATATGCGTGAAGTAGAGCAGATGGTTGTTGATGGAAATGAGGAGGCAGCTCTTCTTTTCGAAGCAATGGCACTTAATACAGCAAAGACAATTGCTCGTATTGCCCCATCAGTTGACGGAAAGGTTGACTACATTGTACTTACAGGCGGTCTTGCTTATTCAGATATGTTCGTAGACTCAATCAAAAAGCATGTAGGTTTCGTTGGACCAATCGAAGTAATTCCTGGTGAAAACGAAATGAAAGCTCTTGCCGAAGGAACTCTTCGTGTTATGAGAGGCCAGGAAAAGGCAAGAATCTACGAATAA
- a CDS encoding MFS transporter yields the protein MNKTNRWIYAIAGVIVLLFAGLIYAWSVLSSPIAAEFTSWSKGALSLTFTLAMSFFCIGGLVAGLVADKVKERYIFIVSAVLFLIGFELVSMISSIGMLYLGFGVLAGLGAGFSYNAVMGSVTKWFPDKKGLISGILLMGFGIGAFIIGKVYAGLLGTYGWRAEFKALGIIVFAVIFIGAFIVRKPTAEEQKAYAVEDKKSEKNTSEDFTTIEMVSKVSFWLYFVYAILLSAAALALIAQASGIVTETAPVLAAGSIATIVGLISVFNGIGRVIFGGLYDKLGQKKTMLLNCGLFLVSVLINIVAINSVSLPLVVIGFIFFGLSYGGVTPTNSAYIMDFYGVKNYPVNFSIINLNLLLASFGGTLAGMIYDMQGTYLSIFMIMIGAIVLATICTLLIKRPAKGK from the coding sequence ATGAATAAAACAAATAGATGGATTTATGCAATCGCAGGAGTAATTGTGCTTCTGTTTGCAGGACTAATCTACGCTTGGAGTGTACTTTCCAGCCCTATCGCTGCAGAGTTTACATCCTGGAGTAAGGGAGCTCTTTCCCTTACTTTCACTTTGGCAATGAGCTTCTTTTGTATAGGAGGTCTTGTTGCAGGACTTGTAGCAGACAAGGTTAAGGAGAGATACATCTTCATTGTATCTGCGGTGCTTTTCTTGATTGGCTTTGAGTTAGTCAGCATGATTTCTTCTATTGGAATGCTTTATTTAGGTTTTGGAGTGTTAGCTGGCCTTGGTGCAGGTTTTTCTTATAACGCAGTAATGGGAAGCGTTACAAAATGGTTCCCGGATAAAAAGGGACTTATCTCTGGAATCCTTCTTATGGGTTTTGGAATTGGTGCTTTTATTATAGGAAAAGTTTATGCCGGGCTATTAGGTACTTATGGCTGGAGAGCAGAATTCAAGGCACTTGGAATTATCGTATTTGCGGTAATTTTCATTGGCGCATTTATCGTTAGAAAGCCTACTGCCGAAGAGCAGAAAGCATATGCAGTAGAAGATAAAAAATCTGAGAAGAACACTTCAGAGGATTTCACCACAATAGAAATGGTGTCGAAGGTAAGCTTCTGGCTTTACTTCGTATATGCGATATTGCTTAGCGCAGCAGCATTGGCACTTATCGCACAGGCAAGTGGAATTGTTACAGAGACAGCACCTGTACTTGCAGCAGGCTCTATCGCAACAATCGTAGGACTTATTTCTGTGTTCAACGGAATTGGACGAGTAATATTCGGTGGTTTGTACGACAAGCTTGGACAGAAGAAAACAATGCTTTTAAATTGCGGGCTTTTCTTAGTTTCAGTACTTATCAACATCGTAGCAATCAACTCAGTTAGTCTACCACTTGTTGTAATTGGATTTATATTCTTTGGCCTCTCTTACGGAGGTGTAACACCAACAAACTCTGCATACATAATGGATTTTTACGGTGTTAAGAATTATCCTGTTAACTTTTCAATTATCAATTTGAATTTGCTATTGGCATCATTCGGAGGGACTCTTGCAGGTATGATTTACGACATGCAAGGCACATATCTTAGCATTTTCATGATTATGATTGGCGCAATTGTACTTGCTACAATCTGTACTTTATTAATTAAACGACCTGCGAAAGGAAAATAG
- a CDS encoding flavodoxin family protein gives MKILGLSCGTRNGNNDTMCRVALEAAKEMGAEIEFIHVFDWDIKYCTGCVACSRSLVMGKGMVCSQKDDFAKLFDKMAEADGVLVVDPIYESGGSGLFHVLCDRMGPGHDIGMMYMLDGKLKEQGKEGLDPKYLKKKAISFVGIGGSDWACRVETDHAMLAMSPAWTVVNNEFFSWSKDVIMQDEKVERMRQIGRNLVEAAKDVDNAKWMGEPGACPHCNGNNFYIFPGTTHCVCELCGLEGTLEVVDGAFKFKFAPEDEHKAHDTISGKKLHGDDIFENEGRLMNLFKDPEFKARKEHYTNVVAPTPSPSKAV, from the coding sequence ATGAAAATTTTAGGACTTTCATGCGGAACAAGAAACGGCAACAACGATACAATGTGCCGTGTTGCTCTTGAAGCAGCAAAAGAAATGGGGGCAGAAATCGAGTTTATCCACGTATTTGATTGGGACATCAAGTACTGTACAGGCTGTGTTGCTTGCTCTAGAAGTTTAGTAATGGGTAAGGGCATGGTTTGCTCTCAGAAGGACGATTTTGCAAAGCTTTTCGATAAGATGGCTGAGGCAGATGGCGTTCTTGTAGTTGACCCTATTTATGAGTCAGGTGGATCTGGATTATTCCACGTATTATGTGACCGTATGGGCCCTGGACATGACATCGGAATGATGTACATGCTTGATGGAAAGCTTAAGGAGCAGGGTAAGGAAGGTCTTGATCCTAAGTACTTAAAGAAGAAGGCAATTTCTTTTGTAGGTATCGGTGGATCTGACTGGGCATGCCGTGTTGAGACAGATCACGCTATGCTTGCAATGAGCCCAGCTTGGACTGTAGTAAATAATGAGTTCTTCTCATGGTCAAAGGATGTAATCATGCAGGATGAGAAGGTTGAGCGTATGAGACAGATCGGACGTAACCTTGTTGAAGCTGCAAAGGATGTTGACAATGCTAAGTGGATGGGTGAGCCAGGTGCATGTCCTCACTGCAATGGTAACAACTTCTACATCTTCCCAGGCACAACTCACTGTGTATGCGAGCTTTGCGGTCTTGAGGGAACACTTGAGGTTGTAGACGGTGCATTCAAGTTCAAGTTTGCTCCAGAAGATGAGCACAAGGCTCATGACACAATCTCAGGAAAGAAGCTTCACGGCGATGATATCTTTGAGAACGAGGGACGTCTTATGAACCTCTTCAAGGATCCAGAGTTTAAGGCTCGTAAGGAGCACTATACAAATGTAGTAGCACCAACTCCTTCACCATCGAAGGCAGTCTAA